One stretch of Capillibacterium thermochitinicola DNA includes these proteins:
- a CDS encoding glycerate kinase type-2 family protein — protein sequence MSLRADAQKIIEAAITAALPDTAVKKALSGEDFSGGKLVLVAIGKAAWSMAKAACEVLAGQISDGVVITKYGHAQGELPNIRIFEAGHPIPDANSFAATEEAIKLVQNLTAEDTVLFLISGGGSALFEKPLVSEVVLQNITGQLLACGASITEINTIRKRLSAVKGGKFAKLCEPARVFSVVLSDIIGDPLDMIASGPAYPDRSTSREALAIVQKYGLVIPQEVEQLLRIEPPATLNNVTTKITGSVRQLCVAAEKTCRELGYKPMILTASLSCQAREAGSFLAAIAQYHQDTEQSLAFIAGGETVVQLKGKGKGGRNQELALAAAEGIASLENVAVFSVGSDGTDGPTDAAGGYVDNTTKQRLAEKGISIFEVLENNDAYHALQAVDGLIFTGPTGTNVNDLSVLLIKR from the coding sequence TTGAGTTTACGAGCAGATGCGCAGAAGATTATTGAGGCGGCGATCACCGCCGCCCTGCCGGATACGGCAGTGAAAAAAGCCCTGTCTGGAGAGGATTTCTCCGGAGGGAAACTGGTGCTGGTGGCGATCGGGAAGGCGGCCTGGTCGATGGCGAAGGCGGCTTGCGAGGTCCTGGCCGGCCAAATCAGTGACGGCGTGGTGATTACCAAGTACGGTCACGCCCAAGGGGAGTTACCCAACATCCGCATCTTTGAAGCCGGTCATCCGATTCCCGATGCCAACTCCTTTGCCGCGACGGAAGAGGCGATTAAGCTAGTCCAGAACTTGACCGCCGAAGATACGGTCCTGTTTCTGATCTCCGGCGGCGGTTCGGCTTTGTTTGAAAAACCCCTGGTCTCGGAAGTGGTCCTCCAAAATATAACCGGACAGCTCCTGGCCTGCGGAGCCAGTATTACAGAGATTAACACGATCCGGAAACGGTTGTCGGCAGTAAAAGGCGGAAAATTTGCCAAGTTGTGCGAGCCGGCCCGGGTTTTCTCCGTGGTCCTTTCGGATATCATCGGCGACCCCCTGGACATGATCGCCTCCGGACCAGCCTATCCCGACCGTTCCACCAGCCGGGAGGCTTTGGCGATTGTTCAAAAGTATGGGTTGGTTATCCCGCAAGAAGTAGAACAGCTGTTACGGATCGAACCTCCGGCTACCCTGAACAATGTGACCACCAAGATTACGGGGAGCGTGCGCCAACTTTGCGTTGCCGCGGAGAAAACCTGCCGGGAACTGGGCTATAAACCAATGATCCTGACCGCCAGTCTCAGCTGTCAGGCCCGGGAAGCCGGCAGTTTTTTGGCGGCGATTGCCCAGTACCATCAAGATACCGAGCAGTCACTGGCTTTTATCGCCGGCGGTGAAACCGTTGTCCAGCTGAAGGGAAAAGGCAAAGGCGGCAGGAATCAAGAATTGGCCCTGGCGGCGGCCGAAGGGATCGCTTCCCTCGAGAACGTGGCGGTCTTTTCCGTTGGTTCGGATGGAACCGACGGGCCAACGGATGCCGCCGGCGGCTACGTGGACAACACCACCAAACAGAGACTCGCGGAAAAAGGGATTAGTATTTTCGAGGTTCTGGAGAACAACGACGCTTACCATGCCC